One genomic region from Thermoanaerobaculum aquaticum encodes:
- a CDS encoding DEAD/DEAH box helicase family protein: MAFFVRMLFSCLVDADFLDTEAFLNRDQRMSRTLWPEDVLARMEHALERFVSQLPAATAVDRQRNMIREACVAAAEKEPGFFSLTVPTGGGKTLSSLAFALRHAAIYKLRRIIYVAPFTTIIEQNADVFRRVFAPLEELGLPDVVVEHHSNLNVEDQSLASRLAAENWDAPLIVTTSVQFYESLFSNRPSQCRKLHNT; this comes from the coding sequence TTGGCCTTCTTCGTTCGCATGCTCTTTTCGTGCCTTGTAGATGCGGATTTCCTGGACACGGAGGCATTCCTCAACCGAGACCAACGCATGTCGCGAACGCTGTGGCCTGAAGATGTTTTAGCACGTATGGAGCACGCTCTGGAACGTTTTGTCTCGCAGCTTCCCGCTGCCACGGCGGTGGACAGGCAAAGAAACATGATACGAGAAGCATGCGTAGCTGCAGCCGAAAAAGAGCCGGGTTTTTTCTCGCTGACAGTGCCGACGGGCGGAGGAAAAACGCTCTCTTCTTTGGCCTTTGCCCTTCGTCATGCAGCAATTTACAAGCTCCGGAGAATTATTTACGTGGCCCCATTTACAACCATCATTGAGCAAAACGCCGATGTCTTCCGCCGGGTGTTCGCTCCGTTAGAAGAGTTAGGCTTGCCCGACGTGGTTGTTGAGCACCATAGTAATTTGAACGTAGAGGACCAAAGCCTTGCTAGCCGCTTGGCCGCCGAGAATTGGGACGCGCCGCTAATTGTAACAACCTCCGTTCAATTCTACGAATCGCTCTTTTCGAATCGCCCGAGCCAATGCCGGAAGCTTCATAATAC